Proteins from one Sander lucioperca isolate FBNREF2018 chromosome 16, SLUC_FBN_1.2, whole genome shotgun sequence genomic window:
- the LOC116066920 gene encoding programmed cell death 6-interacting protein isoform X1: MATFISVPLKKSSEVDLMKPLSKFVTTTYPAGEEQGEYIRAVEELNKLRRNALGRPLDKHESCLEILLRYYDQLCAVEPKFPFSENQLCLTFTWKDAFDKGSLFGGSVKLALASLGYEKTCVLFNAAALASQIASEQNLDNDEGLKAAAKYYQLASGAFGHIKDTVLSALNREPTMDISPETVGTLSLIMLAQAQEVFFLKATSDKMKDAVIAKLANQAADFYGDAFKQCQYKDNLPKYFYFQEVLPVLAAKHCIMQANAELHQSILAKQKKRFGEEIARLQHAAELVKTVASRYDEYVSVKDLSEKINRALTAAKKDNDFIYHDRVPEVKDLEHIGKATLVKATAITPPLSQKFTDLFEKMVPTAVQQSMSIYSQRKAETVNRLVGTMREATNLCNGVLASLNLPAALEDLSGDSIPQSIAEKARAIVQLGGLQSIEQLIKDLPELLTRNREILDESLKMLDNEETTDNELRTKFNQRWNRTPSGDLYKPLRAEGANLSNILDKAVQADQVVRDRYNTHCDMITLLCKPENELNAAIPSANPTKTLQGSEIVNVLRSQLVQLDEMKKERETLEGEIKAVTFDMSTTFLTALAQDGAINEEQLSLSQLDQLYGAYNQRVQATIRTQEELLGQVQTSHQEFSSLKQSNTEANQREEVLKKLASAHDSYVEISNNLREGTKFYNDLTEILLKFQNKCSDIVFARKTERDELLKDLQQSIAREPSAPSFNIPAYQSNPAPPAGGPTPAPRTVFNPQPQQAQQQPQAKPMPPARPPPPSFTPQAASTIPTNAPATGPPSSNPPPLAPPSQAQGPPYPSYQGYPGYFQMPMGYNPYAYGQYNMPNMPYMQYQQTPGQGGYPAPPPAGQPYPGYPQQPPQQQPYYPQQ, translated from the exons atACTATGACCAACTGTGTGCTGTCGAGCCCAAGTTTCCCTTCTCTGAAAACCAG CTCTGCTTAACCTTCACATGGAAGGATGCCTTTGATAAAGGATCTCTGTTTGGAGGCTCAGTCAAGCTCG CTTTGGCCAGTTTGGGCTACGAGAAGACATGTGTGTTGTTCAACGCAGCAGCACTGGCAAGTCAGATCGCCTCAGAGCAGAACCTGGATAACGATGAGGGACTGAAGGCTGCTGCCAAGTACTATCAG CTGGCCAGCGGAGCGTTTGGTCACATCAAGGACACAGTGCTGTCAGCGCTAAACAGGGAGCCCACCATGGACATCTCCCCTGAGACTGTTGGTACCCTGAGCCTCATCATGCTGGCCCAGGCCCAGGAGGTCTTCTTCCTCAAAGCCACCTCAG ATAAGATGAAAGATGCTGTAATCGCAAAGCTGGCCAATCAGGCAGCAGATTTCTACGGCGACGCCTTCAAGCAGTGCCAGTACAAAGACAACCTTCCCAAG tatttttattttcaggaAGTGCTGCCGGTGCTGGCGGCCAAGCACTGCATCATGCAAGCCAACGCTGAGCTGCACCAGAGCATCCTGGCCAAGCAGAAGAAGCGTTTTGGAGAGGAGATCGCTCGCCTGCAG CACGCAGCAGAGTTGGTGAAGACGGTGGCGTCACGTTACGACGAATATGTGAGCGTAAAGGACCTGAGTGAGAAGATCAACCGAGCCCTCACCGCAGCCAAAAAAGACAATGACTTTATCTACCATGACCGCGTGCCTGAGGTCAAGGATTTGGAACACATCGGCAAGGCAACGCTGGTCAAAGCCACCGCCATCACACCTCCACTCAGCCAGAAATTCACAG ACTTGTTTGAGAAGATGGTCCCCACGGCGGTGCAGCAGTCCATGAGCATTTACAGCCAGAGGAAGGCTGAGACTGTGAACAGACTGGTGGGAACGATGAGGGAGGCCACCAATCTCTGCAATGG GGTGTTGGCTTCCCTAAACCTGCCAGCTGCTCTGGAAGACCTGTCAGGAGACTCTATCCCACAATCCATTGCTGAGAAGGCCCGAGCCATCGTGCAGCTAGGAGGACTGCAGAGCATCGAGCAGCTGATCAAAGACCTGCCTGAGCTTCTGACCCGCAACAGAGAGATCCTGGACGAG TCTCTGAAGATGCTGGATAATGAAGAGACGACCGACAACGAGCTGAGAACTAAGTTCAACCAGCGCTGGAACAGAACCCCCTCTGGAGACCTCTACAAGCCCCTTCGTGCAG agGGAGCTAACCTCAGCAACATCTTGGACAAGGCCGTACAGGCAGACCAGGTGGTGAGGGACCGCTACAACACCCACTGTGACATGATCACTCTGCTGTGTAAACCAGAGAACGAGCTCAATGCTGCCATCCCCTCCGCCAACCCGACTAAGACACTGCAGGGCAGCGAG ATAGTGAACGTGCTGCGCTCCCAGCTCGTCCAGCTGGACGAAAtgaagaaggagagggagaccCTAGAGGGAGAGATCAAGGCTGTGACCTTTGACATGTCGACCACCTTCCTGACGGCACTCGCCCAGGACGGGGCCATCAATGAGGAGCAGCTGTCGCTCTCCCAGCTTGACCAGTTGTACGGCGCCTACAACCAGAGGGTACAGGCCACCATCCGCACGCAGGAAGAGCTGCTGGGACAAGTTCAg ACGTCCCACCAGGAGTTTAGCAGTCTGAAGCAGTCTAACACGGAGGCCAACCAGAGGGAGGAGGTCCTGAAGAAGCTGGCTTCAGCCCATGACAGCTACGTTGAGATCAGCAACAACCTGCGCGAAGGCACCAAG TTCTACAACGACTTGACAGAAATCCTGCTTAAGTTCCAGAACAAATGCAGCGACATCGTTTTCGCTCGCAAGACAGAGCGGGATGAGCTACTTAA GGACCTGCAGCAGAGCATTGCCCGAGAGCCCAGTGCTCCATCCTTCAACATCCCTGCCTATCAGAGCAACCCAGCTCCCCCCGCTGGTGGCCCAACCCCTGCCCCTAGGACCGTCTTT AACCCGCAGCCTCAACAAGCCCAGCAGCAGCCCCAGGCGAAGCCCATGCCCCCAGCCAGGCCTCCTCCACCGAGCTTCACCCCTCAGGCAGCCTCCACCATTCCCACCAATGCACCGGCCACTGGCCCTCCCAGCAGCAACCCACCACCTTTGGCCCCACCATCCCAGGCCCAGGGACCACCTTACCCCAGCTATCAAGGCTACCCAGG GTACTTCCAGATGCCTATGGGCTACAATCCTTATGCTTACGGCCAGTACAACATGCCCAACATGCCCTACATGCAATACCAGCAGACTCCAGGACAGGGAGGCTACCCAGCACCCCCTCCTGCCGGACAGCCCTACCCTGGCTACCCCCAGCAACCCCCTCAGCAGCAGCCCTACTACCCTCAGCAATAA
- the LOC116066920 gene encoding programmed cell death 6-interacting protein isoform X2, with product MATFISVPLKKSSEVDLMKPLSKFVTTTYPAGEEQGEYIRAVEELNKLRRNALGRPLDKHESCLEILLRYYDQLCAVEPKFPFSENQLCLTFTWKDAFDKGSLFGGSVKLALASLGYEKTCVLFNAAALASQIASEQNLDNDEGLKAAAKYYQLASGAFGHIKDTVLSALNREPTMDISPETVGTLSLIMLAQAQEVFFLKATSDKMKDAVIAKLANQAADFYGDAFKQCQYKDNLPKEVLPVLAAKHCIMQANAELHQSILAKQKKRFGEEIARLQHAAELVKTVASRYDEYVSVKDLSEKINRALTAAKKDNDFIYHDRVPEVKDLEHIGKATLVKATAITPPLSQKFTDLFEKMVPTAVQQSMSIYSQRKAETVNRLVGTMREATNLCNGVLASLNLPAALEDLSGDSIPQSIAEKARAIVQLGGLQSIEQLIKDLPELLTRNREILDESLKMLDNEETTDNELRTKFNQRWNRTPSGDLYKPLRAEGANLSNILDKAVQADQVVRDRYNTHCDMITLLCKPENELNAAIPSANPTKTLQGSEIVNVLRSQLVQLDEMKKERETLEGEIKAVTFDMSTTFLTALAQDGAINEEQLSLSQLDQLYGAYNQRVQATIRTQEELLGQVQTSHQEFSSLKQSNTEANQREEVLKKLASAHDSYVEISNNLREGTKFYNDLTEILLKFQNKCSDIVFARKTERDELLKDLQQSIAREPSAPSFNIPAYQSNPAPPAGGPTPAPRTVFNPQPQQAQQQPQAKPMPPARPPPPSFTPQAASTIPTNAPATGPPSSNPPPLAPPSQAQGPPYPSYQGYPGYFQMPMGYNPYAYGQYNMPNMPYMQYQQTPGQGGYPAPPPAGQPYPGYPQQPPQQQPYYPQQ from the exons atACTATGACCAACTGTGTGCTGTCGAGCCCAAGTTTCCCTTCTCTGAAAACCAG CTCTGCTTAACCTTCACATGGAAGGATGCCTTTGATAAAGGATCTCTGTTTGGAGGCTCAGTCAAGCTCG CTTTGGCCAGTTTGGGCTACGAGAAGACATGTGTGTTGTTCAACGCAGCAGCACTGGCAAGTCAGATCGCCTCAGAGCAGAACCTGGATAACGATGAGGGACTGAAGGCTGCTGCCAAGTACTATCAG CTGGCCAGCGGAGCGTTTGGTCACATCAAGGACACAGTGCTGTCAGCGCTAAACAGGGAGCCCACCATGGACATCTCCCCTGAGACTGTTGGTACCCTGAGCCTCATCATGCTGGCCCAGGCCCAGGAGGTCTTCTTCCTCAAAGCCACCTCAG ATAAGATGAAAGATGCTGTAATCGCAAAGCTGGCCAATCAGGCAGCAGATTTCTACGGCGACGCCTTCAAGCAGTGCCAGTACAAAGACAACCTTCCCAAG gaAGTGCTGCCGGTGCTGGCGGCCAAGCACTGCATCATGCAAGCCAACGCTGAGCTGCACCAGAGCATCCTGGCCAAGCAGAAGAAGCGTTTTGGAGAGGAGATCGCTCGCCTGCAG CACGCAGCAGAGTTGGTGAAGACGGTGGCGTCACGTTACGACGAATATGTGAGCGTAAAGGACCTGAGTGAGAAGATCAACCGAGCCCTCACCGCAGCCAAAAAAGACAATGACTTTATCTACCATGACCGCGTGCCTGAGGTCAAGGATTTGGAACACATCGGCAAGGCAACGCTGGTCAAAGCCACCGCCATCACACCTCCACTCAGCCAGAAATTCACAG ACTTGTTTGAGAAGATGGTCCCCACGGCGGTGCAGCAGTCCATGAGCATTTACAGCCAGAGGAAGGCTGAGACTGTGAACAGACTGGTGGGAACGATGAGGGAGGCCACCAATCTCTGCAATGG GGTGTTGGCTTCCCTAAACCTGCCAGCTGCTCTGGAAGACCTGTCAGGAGACTCTATCCCACAATCCATTGCTGAGAAGGCCCGAGCCATCGTGCAGCTAGGAGGACTGCAGAGCATCGAGCAGCTGATCAAAGACCTGCCTGAGCTTCTGACCCGCAACAGAGAGATCCTGGACGAG TCTCTGAAGATGCTGGATAATGAAGAGACGACCGACAACGAGCTGAGAACTAAGTTCAACCAGCGCTGGAACAGAACCCCCTCTGGAGACCTCTACAAGCCCCTTCGTGCAG agGGAGCTAACCTCAGCAACATCTTGGACAAGGCCGTACAGGCAGACCAGGTGGTGAGGGACCGCTACAACACCCACTGTGACATGATCACTCTGCTGTGTAAACCAGAGAACGAGCTCAATGCTGCCATCCCCTCCGCCAACCCGACTAAGACACTGCAGGGCAGCGAG ATAGTGAACGTGCTGCGCTCCCAGCTCGTCCAGCTGGACGAAAtgaagaaggagagggagaccCTAGAGGGAGAGATCAAGGCTGTGACCTTTGACATGTCGACCACCTTCCTGACGGCACTCGCCCAGGACGGGGCCATCAATGAGGAGCAGCTGTCGCTCTCCCAGCTTGACCAGTTGTACGGCGCCTACAACCAGAGGGTACAGGCCACCATCCGCACGCAGGAAGAGCTGCTGGGACAAGTTCAg ACGTCCCACCAGGAGTTTAGCAGTCTGAAGCAGTCTAACACGGAGGCCAACCAGAGGGAGGAGGTCCTGAAGAAGCTGGCTTCAGCCCATGACAGCTACGTTGAGATCAGCAACAACCTGCGCGAAGGCACCAAG TTCTACAACGACTTGACAGAAATCCTGCTTAAGTTCCAGAACAAATGCAGCGACATCGTTTTCGCTCGCAAGACAGAGCGGGATGAGCTACTTAA GGACCTGCAGCAGAGCATTGCCCGAGAGCCCAGTGCTCCATCCTTCAACATCCCTGCCTATCAGAGCAACCCAGCTCCCCCCGCTGGTGGCCCAACCCCTGCCCCTAGGACCGTCTTT AACCCGCAGCCTCAACAAGCCCAGCAGCAGCCCCAGGCGAAGCCCATGCCCCCAGCCAGGCCTCCTCCACCGAGCTTCACCCCTCAGGCAGCCTCCACCATTCCCACCAATGCACCGGCCACTGGCCCTCCCAGCAGCAACCCACCACCTTTGGCCCCACCATCCCAGGCCCAGGGACCACCTTACCCCAGCTATCAAGGCTACCCAGG GTACTTCCAGATGCCTATGGGCTACAATCCTTATGCTTACGGCCAGTACAACATGCCCAACATGCCCTACATGCAATACCAGCAGACTCCAGGACAGGGAGGCTACCCAGCACCCCCTCCTGCCGGACAGCCCTACCCTGGCTACCCCCAGCAACCCCCTCAGCAGCAGCCCTACTACCCTCAGCAATAA
- the arpp21 gene encoding cAMP-regulated phosphoprotein 21 isoform X2, translated as MTEAAVESTDVLLKPCDVTSCEVISCPSPPPCLSSCNQKEDEECHHDSKKLVQQTNCNQVQPKKKVKARGKLVRSMAVCEESSPFEETQASPDANISSSCHDERTSCKEDEQENSTDPKKHSLSKESSVEYTDSTGIDLHQFIIDTLNSNPRDRMMLLKLEQDMIDFITSNSPYKKFPHMSSYHRMLVHRVAAYFGMEHNVDQTGKSVIINRTSSTRIPEQRFLDEVHKDKTEEIHQWKIILKRDNSSDDQTRFHPLREKQSKSMEEREEEYQRARDRIFNQETLCTQERTHAETRAVEEYNPYAETQRRRQLFRGSRDSSGSSWTGSSRQSSTETDCRYSNDPRPWSSTDSDSSYQWTGPAQKPGQAANHSWDARGSGSIALFRLQTTCPSSPPIIDEQPSNCAYIMENGIPPGSILVNPHTGQPFLNPDGTPAVYNPPDSLQPIRSQTQLQSPPSQHQQQQVVQYSSVSYTAPQMLPVSPSQPYTTIEDLSSQFAHVSCQSAGEAPPLYPPSQGYIYAAPPPPPPNPPSYCQPSPQLPVYYYNQYPTSAQHPCRPLSPSQHIHSQAAQPTGYAPAVGVQQSSHTQGQAVLGTYSPMAPHQRSIVQGGVSVSYPQSKVVTGVGGEAGYCCVVPPPSHHGSCHPPSCTNLSAPAWSAQY; from the exons ATGACTGAAGCAGCTGTAGAAAGTACAGATGTCCTCCTAAAACCCTGTGATGTGACGTCATGTGAAGTCATCAGCTGCCCCTCCCCGCCGCCATGTCTGTCCTCCTGCAATCAGAAGGAGGACGAGGAGTGTCACCATGACAGTAAGAAGCTGGTGCAGCAG ACAAACTGTAACCAGGTGCAACCAAAGAAAAAAGTTAAG gccagAGGAAAGTTAGTGCGGAGTATGGCTGTCTGTGAGGAGTCCTCACCATTTGAAGAAACCCag gCATCTCCAGACGCAAACATCTCATCTAGCTGCCATGATGAGAGAACGTCCTGTAAGGAGGATGAGCAGGAGAACAGCACAGATCCAAAGAAACATTCACTGTCCAAag AGTCCAGCGTGGAGTACACCGACTCCACCGGCATAGACCTGCACCAGTTTATCATCGACACCCTCAACAGCAACCCCAGAGACCGCATGATGCTGCTTAAACTGGAGCAGGACATGATCGACTTCATCACCAgcaatag CCCCTACAAGAAGTTCCCTCACATGTCGTCCTACCACCGAATGCTGGTCCATCGGGTGGCGGCCTACTTTGGCATGGAGCATAATGTAGACCAGACAGGCAAGTCTGTCATCATCAACAGGACCAGCAGCACACGCAT ACCGGAGCAGCGTTTTCTAGACGAGGTGCATAAGGACAAGACAGAAGAGATCCACCAGTGGAAAATTATtttgaagagagacaacagctcAGATGACCAG ACCCGATTTCACCCTTTACGGGAGAAGCAAAGTAAGTcaatggaggagagagaggaggaatacCAACGAGCACGAGACCGAATCTTTAACCaagag ACACTCTGCACCCAGGAGCGCACCCATGCAGAAACCAG GGCTGTGGAGGAGTACAATCCATATGCTGAGACCCAGAGGAGAAGGCAGCTCTTCAG GGGGAGCCGTGACAGCTCAGGCTCCAGCTGGacaggcagcagcaggcagaGTAGCACTGAGACTGACTGTCGCTATAGCAACGACCCCCGACCTTGGAGCAGCACAGACTCTGATTCCTCCTACCAATGGACGGGTCCCGCCCAGAAACCCGGCCAAGCTGCTAACCACAGCTGGGACGCACGTGGTTCAG gcTCGATCGCTCTTTTCCGACTGCAAACCACTtgcccctcctctcctcccatcATAGATGAGCAGCCTTCTAACTGTGCCTACATCATGGAGAACGGGATTCCGCCGGGAAGCATATTAGTGAACCCACATACTG GGCAGCCTTTCCTGAACCCCGATGGAACCCCTGCTGTGTACAACCCTCCGGACAGTCTGCAGCCAATAAGGAGCCAGACTCAGCTGCAAAGCCCTCCCTCTCAGCACCAACAGCAGCAG gTGGTTCAGTACTCATCTGTCTCTTACACAGCTCCACAGATGTTGCCTGTCAGTCCCTCACAGCCATACACCACA ATTGAAGATCTTTCCTCGCAGTTCGCTCATGTGAGCTGTCAGTCGGCGGGTGAAGCCCCGCCCCTCTACCCTCCCAGTCAGGGTTACATCTAtgcagctcctcctcctccccctcccaaCCCCCCCAGCTACTGCCAGCCTTCACCTCAG TTGCCTGTGTATTACTACAACCAGTACCCTACCTCAGCTCAGCACCCATGCAGGCCTCTCTCACCTAGCCAGCACATCCACAGCCAAGCAGCGCAACCAACAG GTTACGCTCCTGCTGTGGGTGTGCAGCAGTCTTCACACACCCAGGGCCAGGCTGTGCTGGGGACCTACTCACCAATGGCCCCTCATCAGCGTAGCATAGTTCAG GGAGGTGTTTCAGTCTCCTATCCCCAAAGTAAAGTTGTGACAGGAGTTGGTGGGGAGGCGGGCTACTGCTGCGTGGTGCCCCCACCCTCCCACCACGGCAGCTGCCATCCTCCCAGCTGCACCAACCTCAGTGCCCCGGCCTGGAGCGCACAGTACTGA
- the arpp21 gene encoding cAMP-regulated phosphoprotein 21 isoform X3 produces MTEAAVESTDVLLKPCDVTSCEVISCPSPPPCLSSCNQKEDEECHHDSKKLVQQTNCNQVQPKKKVKARGKLVRSMAVCEESSPFEETQASPDANISSSCHDERTSCKEDEQENSTDPKKHSLSKESSVEYTDSTGIDLHQFIIDTLNSNPRDRMMLLKLEQDMIDFITSNSPYKKFPHMSSYHRMLVHRVAAYFGMEHNVDQTGKSVIINRTSSTRIPEQRFLDEVHKDKTEEIHQWKIILKRDNSSDDQTRFHPLREKQSKSMEEREEEYQRARDRIFNQETLCTQERTHAETRAVEEYNPYAETQRRRQLFRGSRDSSGSSWTGSSRQSSTETDCRYSNDPRPWSSTDSDSSYQWTGPAQKPGQAANHSWDARGSGSIALFRLQTTCPSSPPIIDEQPSNCAYIMENGIPPGSILVNPHTGQPFLNPDGTPAVYNPPDSLQPIRSQTQLQSPPSQHQQQQVVQYSSVSYTAPQMLPVSPSQPYTTIEDLSSQFAHVSCQSAGEAPPLYPPSQGYIYAAPPPPPPNPPSYCQPSPQQVTLLLWVCSSLHTPRARLCWGPTHQWPLISVA; encoded by the exons ATGACTGAAGCAGCTGTAGAAAGTACAGATGTCCTCCTAAAACCCTGTGATGTGACGTCATGTGAAGTCATCAGCTGCCCCTCCCCGCCGCCATGTCTGTCCTCCTGCAATCAGAAGGAGGACGAGGAGTGTCACCATGACAGTAAGAAGCTGGTGCAGCAG ACAAACTGTAACCAGGTGCAACCAAAGAAAAAAGTTAAG gccagAGGAAAGTTAGTGCGGAGTATGGCTGTCTGTGAGGAGTCCTCACCATTTGAAGAAACCCag gCATCTCCAGACGCAAACATCTCATCTAGCTGCCATGATGAGAGAACGTCCTGTAAGGAGGATGAGCAGGAGAACAGCACAGATCCAAAGAAACATTCACTGTCCAAag AGTCCAGCGTGGAGTACACCGACTCCACCGGCATAGACCTGCACCAGTTTATCATCGACACCCTCAACAGCAACCCCAGAGACCGCATGATGCTGCTTAAACTGGAGCAGGACATGATCGACTTCATCACCAgcaatag CCCCTACAAGAAGTTCCCTCACATGTCGTCCTACCACCGAATGCTGGTCCATCGGGTGGCGGCCTACTTTGGCATGGAGCATAATGTAGACCAGACAGGCAAGTCTGTCATCATCAACAGGACCAGCAGCACACGCAT ACCGGAGCAGCGTTTTCTAGACGAGGTGCATAAGGACAAGACAGAAGAGATCCACCAGTGGAAAATTATtttgaagagagacaacagctcAGATGACCAG ACCCGATTTCACCCTTTACGGGAGAAGCAAAGTAAGTcaatggaggagagagaggaggaatacCAACGAGCACGAGACCGAATCTTTAACCaagag ACACTCTGCACCCAGGAGCGCACCCATGCAGAAACCAG GGCTGTGGAGGAGTACAATCCATATGCTGAGACCCAGAGGAGAAGGCAGCTCTTCAG GGGGAGCCGTGACAGCTCAGGCTCCAGCTGGacaggcagcagcaggcagaGTAGCACTGAGACTGACTGTCGCTATAGCAACGACCCCCGACCTTGGAGCAGCACAGACTCTGATTCCTCCTACCAATGGACGGGTCCCGCCCAGAAACCCGGCCAAGCTGCTAACCACAGCTGGGACGCACGTGGTTCAG gcTCGATCGCTCTTTTCCGACTGCAAACCACTtgcccctcctctcctcccatcATAGATGAGCAGCCTTCTAACTGTGCCTACATCATGGAGAACGGGATTCCGCCGGGAAGCATATTAGTGAACCCACATACTG GGCAGCCTTTCCTGAACCCCGATGGAACCCCTGCTGTGTACAACCCTCCGGACAGTCTGCAGCCAATAAGGAGCCAGACTCAGCTGCAAAGCCCTCCCTCTCAGCACCAACAGCAGCAG gTGGTTCAGTACTCATCTGTCTCTTACACAGCTCCACAGATGTTGCCTGTCAGTCCCTCACAGCCATACACCACA ATTGAAGATCTTTCCTCGCAGTTCGCTCATGTGAGCTGTCAGTCGGCGGGTGAAGCCCCGCCCCTCTACCCTCCCAGTCAGGGTTACATCTAtgcagctcctcctcctccccctcccaaCCCCCCCAGCTACTGCCAGCCTTCACCTCAG CAGGTTACGCTCCTGCTGTGGGTGTGCAGCAGTCTTCACACACCCAGGGCCAGGCTGTGCTGGGGACCTACTCACCAATGGCCCCTCATCAGCGTAGCATAG
- the arpp21 gene encoding cAMP-regulated phosphoprotein 21 isoform X1 — protein sequence MTEAAVESTDVLLKPCDVTSCEVISCPSPPPCLSSCNQKEDEECHHDSKKLVQQTNCNQVQPKKKVKARGKLVRSMAVCEESSPFEETQASPDANISSSCHDERTSCKEDEQENSTDPKKHSLSKESSVEYTDSTGIDLHQFIIDTLNSNPRDRMMLLKLEQDMIDFITSNSPYKKFPHMSSYHRMLVHRVAAYFGMEHNVDQTGKSVIINRTSSTRIPEQRFLDEVHKDKTEEIHQWKIILKRDNSSDDQTRFHPLREKQSKSMEEREEEYQRARDRIFNQETLCTQERTHAETRAVEEYNPYAETQRRRQLFRGSRDSSGSSWTGSSRQSSTETDCRYSNDPRPWSSTDSDSSYQWTGPAQKPGQAANHSWDARGSGSIALFRLQTTCPSSPPIIDEQPSNCAYIMENGIPPGSILVNPHTGQPFLNPDGTPAVYNPPDSLQPIRSQTQLQSPPSQHQQQQVVQYSSVSYTAPQMLPVSPSQPYTTIEDLSSQFAHVSCQSAGEAPPLYPPSQGYIYAAPPPPPPNPPSYCQPSPQLPVYYYNQYPTSAQHPCRPLSPSQHIHSQAAQPTAGYAPAVGVQQSSHTQGQAVLGTYSPMAPHQRSIVQGGVSVSYPQSKVVTGVGGEAGYCCVVPPPSHHGSCHPPSCTNLSAPAWSAQY from the exons ATGACTGAAGCAGCTGTAGAAAGTACAGATGTCCTCCTAAAACCCTGTGATGTGACGTCATGTGAAGTCATCAGCTGCCCCTCCCCGCCGCCATGTCTGTCCTCCTGCAATCAGAAGGAGGACGAGGAGTGTCACCATGACAGTAAGAAGCTGGTGCAGCAG ACAAACTGTAACCAGGTGCAACCAAAGAAAAAAGTTAAG gccagAGGAAAGTTAGTGCGGAGTATGGCTGTCTGTGAGGAGTCCTCACCATTTGAAGAAACCCag gCATCTCCAGACGCAAACATCTCATCTAGCTGCCATGATGAGAGAACGTCCTGTAAGGAGGATGAGCAGGAGAACAGCACAGATCCAAAGAAACATTCACTGTCCAAag AGTCCAGCGTGGAGTACACCGACTCCACCGGCATAGACCTGCACCAGTTTATCATCGACACCCTCAACAGCAACCCCAGAGACCGCATGATGCTGCTTAAACTGGAGCAGGACATGATCGACTTCATCACCAgcaatag CCCCTACAAGAAGTTCCCTCACATGTCGTCCTACCACCGAATGCTGGTCCATCGGGTGGCGGCCTACTTTGGCATGGAGCATAATGTAGACCAGACAGGCAAGTCTGTCATCATCAACAGGACCAGCAGCACACGCAT ACCGGAGCAGCGTTTTCTAGACGAGGTGCATAAGGACAAGACAGAAGAGATCCACCAGTGGAAAATTATtttgaagagagacaacagctcAGATGACCAG ACCCGATTTCACCCTTTACGGGAGAAGCAAAGTAAGTcaatggaggagagagaggaggaatacCAACGAGCACGAGACCGAATCTTTAACCaagag ACACTCTGCACCCAGGAGCGCACCCATGCAGAAACCAG GGCTGTGGAGGAGTACAATCCATATGCTGAGACCCAGAGGAGAAGGCAGCTCTTCAG GGGGAGCCGTGACAGCTCAGGCTCCAGCTGGacaggcagcagcaggcagaGTAGCACTGAGACTGACTGTCGCTATAGCAACGACCCCCGACCTTGGAGCAGCACAGACTCTGATTCCTCCTACCAATGGACGGGTCCCGCCCAGAAACCCGGCCAAGCTGCTAACCACAGCTGGGACGCACGTGGTTCAG gcTCGATCGCTCTTTTCCGACTGCAAACCACTtgcccctcctctcctcccatcATAGATGAGCAGCCTTCTAACTGTGCCTACATCATGGAGAACGGGATTCCGCCGGGAAGCATATTAGTGAACCCACATACTG GGCAGCCTTTCCTGAACCCCGATGGAACCCCTGCTGTGTACAACCCTCCGGACAGTCTGCAGCCAATAAGGAGCCAGACTCAGCTGCAAAGCCCTCCCTCTCAGCACCAACAGCAGCAG gTGGTTCAGTACTCATCTGTCTCTTACACAGCTCCACAGATGTTGCCTGTCAGTCCCTCACAGCCATACACCACA ATTGAAGATCTTTCCTCGCAGTTCGCTCATGTGAGCTGTCAGTCGGCGGGTGAAGCCCCGCCCCTCTACCCTCCCAGTCAGGGTTACATCTAtgcagctcctcctcctccccctcccaaCCCCCCCAGCTACTGCCAGCCTTCACCTCAG TTGCCTGTGTATTACTACAACCAGTACCCTACCTCAGCTCAGCACCCATGCAGGCCTCTCTCACCTAGCCAGCACATCCACAGCCAAGCAGCGCAACCAACAG CAGGTTACGCTCCTGCTGTGGGTGTGCAGCAGTCTTCACACACCCAGGGCCAGGCTGTGCTGGGGACCTACTCACCAATGGCCCCTCATCAGCGTAGCATAGTTCAG GGAGGTGTTTCAGTCTCCTATCCCCAAAGTAAAGTTGTGACAGGAGTTGGTGGGGAGGCGGGCTACTGCTGCGTGGTGCCCCCACCCTCCCACCACGGCAGCTGCCATCCTCCCAGCTGCACCAACCTCAGTGCCCCGGCCTGGAGCGCACAGTACTGA